A segment of the Aerosakkonema funiforme FACHB-1375 genome:
CCGCCCAATCATCGGCTAAAATCTGGATGTCGCCATCTTTACCAAGCAGCGTTACCACTTCGCCAACTTGCAAATCGGGTAAATCGCTGACATCCAGCATTAGCTGATCCATCGTAATCGCGCCCACTTGACGTACAAGCTGACCTCGGATCGCCACCTTCATTTTGTGAGAAAGATTGCGGGGAACGCCATCAGCGTAACCGATACCGACAACCGCCAGACGCATATCGCGATCGGCTACAAATTGATAACCGTAGCTGACACCAGTACCGGCTGTAATAGTTTTTACCTGAGTAACTCGCGCCTTCACCTGCATAACAGGCTTCAGTTCCACCACCCGCTGCAAATGTTCGGCTGGGTAAAGACCGTAGGTAGCCAAACCAGCCCGTACCATATCGTAATGTAAAGTAGGGCTGGACAAAATGGCGGCAGAGTTAGCCAAATGCAGTTGCGTTGATGGCAATCCCAACGATTTTATTTGGGCGATCGCATCCTCATATCGCTGCTGCTGCTGCTTCATCACCGTCGGATCGGGACTGTCCGCCGTCGCCAAGTGCGAATAGATACTCGCAATTTGCAGATTCGGCAAAGTATTCACCAACTGCACGAACTCCGCAGCTTGCTGCCAGGATGTCCCCAGACGCGACATTCCGGTATCCAACTTGATATGCACCGGCAATGTCAAGTTAGAAACACTTAAAGTTTCCGAAAAAGCCAAAGCTTGTTGAGGCGTGCAAATCGTCGGTTGCAACTTCCAGTATGCGATCGCCCGAATTTGCTCCGGCGTATGAGTCGCCCCTAAAATCAAAATGGGAGCTTCAATACCCGCCTCTCGCAGTTCGATCCCCTCCGGAATTGTCGCCACCCCCAACCAACTGGCTCCATTTTGCAACACAGTCCGAGCAACAGTCACAGCACCGTGTCCGTAAGCATCCGCTTTCACCACCGCCATTAATGCCGTCTGCGGCGACAAAATGCTTTTAAGTTGCCGCACGTTATGCCCTAAAGCAGCTAAATCGATTTCCACCCAAGCGCGTTGGCAAAGTCCGCCATAAGCACTCACCCTAGAAATTAGATTCGAGTTGCTATCTAGGGATACTCCCATAGGGGTTTTGGCTGTATCAACCATTCCATTCACTCCTCTACTCACACTATTCACAATTTAACTGTGAAGTTGGAAGCTGCCACTCTATTGCTGGCAGTCAGTGGGTAATTCGCGTCCTTCTATTCTGCAAACAGAGTAACGACAGGCTATTCAGGTTGGTATTCAACAAAAAATTTGCTCGCCTCACCTGAGTTGCTGCGAAATCAAAGCTTTTGCAGAGAAACCCAGTTTATTTGCGTAAGTCTTATGATATAGAACGGAATTTCTATCCATAATACAAATATGAAATTCCGCCTTTTACCTTACCTAGCAGGGATATCAGCAGCATCGTTGATTATTGCCGGTGTGTGGATTGTAGACCGATCGGAGCAACAGCGTTTCCAAGAGCGCGATCGCGCCAATGTCCTCAACCAGCTCAGTACCGTGCGAGCTAGACTTCAAGGTGGGCTAACCTCTAGGATATTTCTCGAACGGAGTCTG
Coding sequences within it:
- the alr gene encoding alanine racemase, with protein sequence MGVSLDSNSNLISRVSAYGGLCQRAWVEIDLAALGHNVRQLKSILSPQTALMAVVKADAYGHGAVTVARTVLQNGASWLGVATIPEGIELREAGIEAPILILGATHTPEQIRAIAYWKLQPTICTPQQALAFSETLSVSNLTLPVHIKLDTGMSRLGTSWQQAAEFVQLVNTLPNLQIASIYSHLATADSPDPTVMKQQQQRYEDAIAQIKSLGLPSTQLHLANSAAILSSPTLHYDMVRAGLATYGLYPAEHLQRVVELKPVMQVKARVTQVKTITAGTGVSYGYQFVADRDMRLAVVGIGYADGVPRNLSHKMKVAIRGQLVRQVGAITMDQLMLDVSDLPDLQVGEVVTLLGKDGDIQILADDWAASLGTISWEILCSFKHRLPRVAVSH